The Sabethes cyaneus chromosome 3, idSabCyanKW18_F2, whole genome shotgun sequence DNA window CACTTCAGAATGCAATAAAACACTCGTGAACGCACGTGCAGCAAATTATTGATAGGTACCTGCTTTCGATTTGTCGATGCCCCAGGCAAAAGTAACAAGGAACACTTCTCTATGCCAAACACTTTCAGCCGGCCGATGTGTAGCCTCACTTGGAAATACTCACTTCCACGTTTGAAGTAGGATCTTAATCCTCTCGAAGCAAACTGATGAATTTTTAATAGCTTCTGTACACTTCACGTCGTTCTCCACGAGCACGGCTGGAAATCGGGCACAGTAAATATAGAATATAACTGGCTGCTGAATTTATGCTTGTACATACAGCGAAGACCTGAATGATAAAATTCACTCAATCGCCATCCATCGGACTAGCTCAGGAAAAGGCATATCACAAAGCTTAGCAAGCAACACACACAATTCAGATGTTTTTCACGCTTTCGGAAACGACAGAAAAGCCGGCTTGGAAACGTGCCAATCAACTATTATTTATTCACAAATCAATTAGATACACTTTTTACGATCCGGGAAGTGAGCAACTAACATTTGTCTTGATTTCACTCTCCTTCCAAATTTCACAGAACACGGCCAAACTACCGCCTATTTTAGTTTGCTAACACTGCTGGTGGAAATACTGCACGTATCACTGACTATTTCGAATACTTCATCCAGTCAGCCAATGAGCCGGTTAATTTCACACACTCATTTCATTGACTGCGAACGGTGGTAGTATAAAATTACGCCGATTACAGCATCTAGCGCGATTTGCTAGATCACGAACGCACCGCGGCAGCCCTGTCCACCGGATATGTTTACTTACAACAATGCACCTAACACGCGAGATTTTATCACCAACGAGAACAACGGATAGCTTTTCGACCAAACAGAAACGACGTCCTTACCAGCTGCCGGCTCGGATTTGACTGATGCTGTCTAGCCCGAAGTCATTCAATCGAACCCTCTAATGTTCCGTCCTATAACAGTGAGTGACTACCTCCAGCGTGAGAGCAGTTCAAACTGATAATGAAAGTCCATCCAGCTGACTGAAAACTAAAATACACGCCTTGCGCCTCAGCAAAGGTCAATCAGCGCGCGCGAAGCGGGCGCGCAATGCAATGTGTGATAAACATGAATGTTTTGATACTCTCTCTGCAGTATGCATATGGAGAGAGAGAGCGGGAGAGTAACAGACCATGTTGCAGTGAGCATAAGAAATTGTCACTATTATCAATACATTTCAGTGCATGATGCGCATGTGTAACAAAAAATCGTGGGCATAGGATGCCAAACGTGAAGCCATTTGTCAAATCTCgtgaattttgtttttattaacattttcaaaaatcaccATGCTGTTTAAGATTCGACTGAAAAAAGTACTATTCTAAACAAAATGATGTGGTTGTAAACCTTTTAAATGATCCAATCAAAATAGTCAGCACATCTGGCATCTATGCTCATGCGAGTTGAGCGAGAGAATGTTCCCTGTTCTCTCTTCTATGCTTATAGCGCGCAATTTCAACATGCTGTCTGTGCTGTCAGTTTTCTTCCTTCAATGCCACGTGAAAATTTTGCGGCCCAACGAGCAGTTTAAGACTAGCCATTGGCGAAACTAGCGCTTATCTCATCGGTTCATCCATTTTATTTCGCCAGCATATAGGAATCAATATTTTGATAGTAGTTTGTTTAGAAACGTCTCTTTTAAAAGCAGTGGTAGTTTGGTTAAAACTTACTCAtttaacaaaaatgtgaaaggTGTAAGCCGGAAGAAGAAAATTGCTTTTGGATATATCCTGTGCAGTGTTTTCAAACGTTTCCGTAGACAAAAAGCTATCGTTCGGATGAATCACAGCCTAAATGCAGTAGTGGAACTTACGACTGGCAGCTGTGTTTGAAATGAGCTCCGTTGTAACAAATCCAGGACTCTCGGATGACGATATTGCCATAAAATGCAATTTTAACAAGAGTACCGTCCAAAAAATTCGTCTGCGTAAATATTATCTTTCGTTTCATGCCAGCAACCAGCCTATCGAACTCCGAAAGCTCTATATGGCCACGGCGCCAGAAGAAATCACCAGCaaatttaaccttcctagtgcattggggtcgttttcgacccatcggcatacttacaaagcttggtactcagtaacggaacgagctagagaattgaaattttctgacttttcctaactttcgaaagctagcattgtgggggaggtTTAACTTTCAGCGATATCTAGAAGaggcacagcaaaaaaagttacatattatgcattggggtcgaaaacgacccaagttttgaaattgctctcattcatccattttcaatccgaatttcgttttctttacctcgtttgaaaggtatggccaaaaactggcacccaaggtatgtcagggaatatttgttgactaatggccacttctgcgtcggttccggaacacccactaccaggtcggGGGGACATATACTTTAAGATAATTCTATTTGCGGCACataaatcacattggcttgataaaataagactaattgaagtacaatggggacactttggacccaaatggccacttcaccatcggttccggaacatccggtagcCGGTGTTAcgggacaattttgaattttaggatggtttatcttgcgacacgccGAATTACATCTGTTTGATAACACAAGACTATCGAAagcataataaagacattttgaaggcaaatgacCACATCAGCATTGGTTCCGTAACATCCGGTACCCAGTTTTCGggaacatttttgtattttaggataactcatcttgcgacacatcccATCCCATCGGCTTGATCAAATacgactgatggaagtaaaactagatcatttagaagccaaatgaatTTAGAAGCTACTTTACCGAACCGATATTGCGGAACATCCGGTACTTGAttccggggacatttttggattttgaaataattcatcttgcggcaaatcaaatcacatcgcattgataaaataacaataatggaagtacaatgtggCGTCAGTCGCAAATAATCCgctacccggtatttataacgAATTGTAAAACGTGGTGATTCGGGCTAATGAATTACTCTGCAAtctaaaaatgtccccaaaaaccgggtaccggatagtccggaattGATGATGAAATGGTCATGGCTCGAAAAtgtttccattgtacttccataagtgttattttatcaagccaatgtgatttgatgtgctaCAGGATGAATTaccctatccaaaaatgttctcacgAATCAcgcacccgatgttccggaaccgatgataaaatggccatttgtcttcaaacaCGTCTATAATTTTCTACTGATATCTTTGAACCATTCTTGTGAATTGGTACAATATGCGATATTTTCCAGATGTCTGGAAATATTCCTGTTGTCAAAGATGCGTTGAATAAAATGTAAAGCGGAAGTAGAAAACCATCCACACAATATTTTAGCAAGGATTTTGTTACAAGTGAGTGAGAAAAAACGGGTCTACTAGGCAGTCTGACTGAAAAATAAAACACGCGGAGACGTTTTTTAGCCAAAGTCGGTTTTACGGTCCTTCTAGGTCGGTCGGTCTAGGTTCTAGTCGGTCAACAGATCCTTCTAGGTCGATACAGCGAGTCCAACGATTTTCTAACTTTTTGATACCGTCCGAAAAGTACTCGACCGGAAGGTCTCCAAAATACGCCTCAGTTTCAGCTATGAGCTTCTCATTTGAGTAAAAAAGCTTACCGGTGAGCCATCTCTTCAGGTTAGGAAACAAGTAATAGTGGCTGGGGGCCAGGTCTGGCGAATGCGGTGGCTGAGGAACCAATTCGAAACCGGTTTCATGCAATTTTGCTTGTGCAACTAAGCATGAATGAACAGGCGCATTGTCGTGATGATAAAGCAGTTTTGTCAAATGCGGTCGCTTTTAGGCGATTTCGATTTTCAATCGGTCCAATAATGATGAATAGTATGCTTCGGTTATGGTTTTACCTTTTTCAAGATAGTCCACGAATATTATGCCATGTGCATCCCGAAATACGGATAACGTTTCCGGCCCATTGCTGCGATTTTGGACGCTTCGGAGTACTTTGGCCCCACTGTTTTGCCTGTTGCGTTAACTCAGGAGTGTAGTAATGGATCCAGTTTTCATCCATGGCTATGAATTGGCGTAAAAACTCGGTCGGCTTACGCGAAAATAATGCCAAATTCTGCTGGGAAGTCGTCACACCAATTCGTTTTTGGTCCACTGTGAGCAAACGCGGCACCCATCATCGCGCGCAGAGCTTCTTCATGCCCAAAACTAAATGCACGATATTGCCCACGCGTTCCAATGACATGCCTATAGCATTAGCAACCTCTCTCAATTTCACTTTGGGATCATTCAACATCATATCATGGATTTTTTCGACGTTTTCTGGTGCTGTGACCTCCTTTGGGCGTCCAGATCGTTCAGCATCAACTGTGCTCGCACGGCCACAACGAAACTCGGTAAACCACTTATGAATCGTTCCAATCGACGGTGCAGAGTCCGGGTAATACTTATCCAGCTTGGACTTGGTCTCGAATATTGTGTTCTTGCGTAGATAGGAGTGTTTGATCAAAACTCGAAACTCAGACTTTtccatattaaaaaaaatcggaGGTTAGTCGAGATTCTCAGTGCTGTAGCTTGTAAATGCGTAAACATAAATGGCTGAAGTTTTGACAAGCGTCATTTGAAGGATTAAGCTCGACAAAAATGGTTCACATTAGTGAATACTAATGCCATCTCTTAAACTTTCAGGACTTATCAGACGCATGTGACACATTGAAATCGCACGAACTTTTCTTAgcaatggctggaccgattttgatgGTGCGCCGGTCTGGTGTAATAAAGCAATGctatcagagatctccactgccgacgatCACCTGTCACAGGGACGGGTTCTCGCCAACATCTATGATATTGATCTATGATATCTATGAGCTGCTTCGCCATGAGTCTCTTCTTCATTGTCCTTGCGGATTGCAGTGAACTGTTTCTTTGCAGGTCTCGGATACAGCAATACGGATTAAACGTTTGAGTAGAAAATTCGGAGTTTTGTTTATAGAGTGATCTCGTTTGAGCGCAAGATGTTTTACAAACCTGCTTCCTGATTCGTGTGGCTATAACAGGGTTGATACTACGTTATCTGGCTACCAAAAGTTGAGTTTGAAAAGTTTCTACCAGTTTAATTGTGACGttttgtttgttcgaagagcACAGCATAAATTTTATTTCAGACCTTCAGGAGTTTTCTCCTAGTGATTCCGGTTGATTATTCACACCGTGCTCCGCCCActccgattacagcttggtttgaTCCATTAATCTCCCAGCTTAAATAAAGACAGAAGTTCTTAAGGTTTGCTCCAATTACCCTCCCTTACCTCATCTGAcgctcttttcccttcacaCCTGATCCAGATCTGTTGGATTCTACCGACTctgtgtttcattactttcgccTACGCCTAATGGACCggggccactcgtcaccaatttcccactcgtctcagaagtcgccaATCACTTTCggtctggtcgagccatcctaCATGTTGAGCGCCCTGTTCCTagtaccggtggggttgttgaagagaactattttcgtcgcattgtcgtccggTACCGTTACGACTTGTATGGCCCACCGtggcctaccgactttcgccagatatacgatgggaatctctcctagCAGTGCTTATAACTCATAATTCATACCCCTCCGCTACTCTACGCTTTCATTTTGCACTCCGCtaaatatcgtctgcagcatATCCCGCTCGAACacagcaagggcgcgtatgtcctccgtgagaaGCGTTAcggcttcaaatccataaagaactacccgtctaataagggttttaaCGTTGTAAGCTTCGTACGGTGACGTATGCTTCttaatcgtagcgttttgcaaagggcaaagtagacccgATTTTCCCCTTGAATGTGCCGCTGAatttccttactagtgttgttgtccgcggtcatcagcgatcccaaatacactaACTGAtccaccacttctagttcgtcgccgtcaacggttaccgtccatggAAGACACGCGTTTGTtccctttgagcctcttccagTCCAATCTTCCTGAGTTATGTTTGCAATATGATTGCAATATGTTTGCAATCATGACCTGGTTAATGTGAAGTTGTCGCTGTTCTGTGGTTTGCGTCATCGTCGGCTGTTCTTACGGAAATATAACAAACGAACTCAACTTTAATTCCCGATCGTGTCAGCATTTTCAGGGAAAAAAGAGATTTCCCTACCTGCTCGTGGTAGAAACCGCGATCCAAGCAACCGAGTCGGCATGCAGTATAGAGGCGATTATCGGcggaacatctgtggcggtggcggAACAGTACACCGTTTAGCGTCGCAATCGACGGCAATTACTTCAAGCTTGTTGACGAACtagtctaccttggctcactggtgacGGCGGGCTGTGACCTGACACCCGTCTCGGGTTTCGATGGTGTATTTTCAGCgcaagtcgtgcttactatgccTCGGGCTTCGCGCATGCAATTGCAATTGCGGTCGATAATGGGAGATGCTCTACACGATGGCAAAGACCGGTTGCgctttacggacatgaaacgTTGATAATGCTCGAGAAGCATCTGCTAGTGCTCGGAGTTTCCGAAAGACGAGTgataagaacgatcttcggcagcttacaagagaacggagtatggaggcggaggatgaaccatgaacttgtACTGCTCTGTGGCAAAcgcagtattcaaaaggtggctaaaactTGACAGATACAATGGACAGGGCATGTGGAAGAACAACCGGACAATTACGCTGCAAAGATGGTATTTGTTTCAAATATCGTAGAAGCGAGACGACGCACAGCGATAGTTAGACCAAGTGGTGGAGAGAATTCTGGCCGCGAGTACATGGTGTCCAATAGATTAAAAAGCGGTAGCCCGCAACCGAGTGaagtggagaaattttgtttatcAGGCTGTGCTTTAGAACAAAACTACTTAAGTAAATAATATGCCTCCTAATGGTGGCGCATTCCTCTAAACGTTTTTTCGGAACCAATGAAAATCAGTAATGTATTCAAAGGAATTTACCGCCTATATTTTATTTTGCGATACCGACTCATATTCCGCTTCTCGCTCACTTGCTGTATCAAAGAagattttgttttcctttttcccaGAATAACAAAACTACCAAAAGTACTGCAAGCAACAATGTATCACCGTAAAATCTTCTTCAATACACATTCGTACATTACAGCATTGAATGATCACTAGTGTTCATAACTTCTCGCGTACACACCGAAGGCCTAATTTTTCCGACACTggtttttttttttagtttttagacAAGTCCGATCAGTTATTGTAACTGTTTTTGCGTTCTGGGTTAGTCCATTTCATACTACAATTAGTGATAACTTACACAAAACAACCGATTTCCAACAACAAACCACTTCACATTCTGTGCGAGAGCTGTTTTTTATGCGAAAGCTATGGCTTTCCAATCTTATTTCAAGATAATATATTTAGCAATAAATAACAATATTGATGTTATGTTCCAATTATACATTGATTTATCgatcgaaaaaagaaaaatgccgAAATTTCTAATTTATAAACGGCAAATTCTGTAGTAGAGCTTGTAAAAACTATCTTAAATTTAATTCAATAACACAAAAATAGATAAAATTAGAAAAATAGAATAGATTATTTATACGATTATTAAAAATTACAAATGTTGGAATTCATTACTTCGGTGTTGGAATATAAATATACGATATCATGCGAACGAATATACCGAACAATTGCGAACAATGGCCCGTAATCTTGCCGCTAGCAATGTCGTCAAAttcttgttagttttagttGCAATAAATTCCACAGCGACAGACCTTTGTAGTTGGAACAGTAAATGTAACCTTAGATGGATAGCCCGAACACTGACACGATACAGTACATCGTCTTGTTTTCCCAGCGAACTGTGCACGAACCATCCGTCTCGTTGTTCCAGAAACAGGAACTGGCCGTATGCAGCCCAGCTCCGTTCTTCTGCATTATCATGCAGGTgactgaaaaaaaacaaaaaaaaaacaagcgcGATGAGGCAAATGCTAGGATACATTTCAGAAggtaaaatttgattttcataAAAACTCAAAAAGTAGAACTTACCGATATATTTGTAGGGTTTCTGAAGCTTGGTCAACACACTTAGACAGGTTTCCACAACCGAACCAGTCCAGTTGTTTACCTTATCGTGCTGGTAGGCATTACCTCCGATAGTCGTTTCAATAGCTTCCTTGATGATCTTGCTTACATCATCCACTACGAATTGATGCTGGTGAAGAATTAACATGACAGGATATTATTATCAAAGCAAAACCACTAGAGACTTTGAAAAGGCAGAATTGATAAATCCGTTCCGGTTGCCTGCTAACAAGGTACTAAACTTTTCGTAATGGTCGGTTACCACCAATACTGTCATATATAATTGACTCGTGAGTATGAATATCACAGGAAACTATGCGCGCATTCCTAGCAGGTGCCTCAGCAAATGTGTTGCCGTAGCATAAATTTTCACTCATATTTTTGCGCGCTACGGTACCAACTAACGAAAAAGGGACGACTCtatataggtatagatacatAGAGCAAGCCTAACCTATTTGCAGGCACGCGATAAATCCAGGTCATTCCAAAGTGAATATATTCACACAATGTTATGTCTTCATTTTTGACATTGGATTTAGACACAACaatgtaaaaaatattcaaGTTCAACCGCCTGCCAGTGTAAAAAAGGAAGCAACTGAAAACGTAAATTTTAGAATTGTTTTGATTCGCTATGGCTCGAATCGAGTACCGGTCAAAATAACAATTTAGTTACAGGATGATACGTTCCTATGAAAACTGACTGAAGGTATTTTATTACCTTTGTGCATGCAAACGACAGATAAACATAAAGCTAAACAACGATAGCACTATGTTTCAGGTGAGAAAAGCTACCCGTTGACGATGTTTGATCAATTCCCTGCGTTAGGCGTGATAATTGGATCATGTTTTATAGGAAACTGTTGagcaaaattgaatgtaagttacattttctttttcacgaGTTATCTTGATGTTGCCAATCAGATTTGACTGGAGAGGTGTGTGAGTCCTGGCGGAAACAGATATGGCAATTAAATGAACTATTCAAGTTCATCGACGTCGATAGGCTCTGTGCTTGGAAGACGAGGGTTGTTTTCTCTTGAGCCTCTGTTTATCATACACATTTGGTTTACGATGACTTTTAGAATAGGGTAGATCACCTCCGCCGTCTTAAAGTTTCCAGTAAGTAATAACGTCAGAgtcgtctgcaaagcctaggaccTAGAAGAAGCTACTCGTGCCAGTTTATCCCAAAATTTGCAGAAAcgcgtgcataatctgccatccATTTGAATGCTGCCCAGAAAtcgacaaaaatatgatgtgtgGGATACTTCATTTCACATTCACACGACATTTACGTCGTATAATAGAGGCCTGGTACTATCCCAGGAGTTTACATGCGATTTATGTTAAACAACGTAGGTAATAAGATATGAGAGAGTATTACGCGGAAAGCGTTGACCAGCGAAATACCACGGTAATTATAGCAATAAAGCCCTTTTGAAATAGCTTCCATGCATTCTTCCAGTGATATCTACTACCCAGAAATCCTGCCCGATCAGCACTGAATGTAACCAATCGTTGCTGTTGTGTAAAATAGAAGTGACATTGTAATATTACAAAGTCATCAAAATTTAGCGTAACATTTAAATAGGAAAATCTTCCGCTAAAATGATCGTAATTCTGCAGGAGATCTATCGCAAAGGAGAGGTTTGGAGGATCCGCGGCggaaaagcccaattttactagAGCGGTAGCACTAttaacgaactgggaacgggctttgtagtgttgggcaaaatgcaggatggCGTGACAAGTCGGAAGGtaatcaacgagagaatgtgtctattgaggataaagggccgtttcttcaattacacctGCTGGGTTATATCATTTAACCGAGCCTCTGCATTACGAGTATAGTTTAGGACACAATTATAGCTTGCTTCGTATCCATACGGTTAAGGACCTGGGCGTTATCATTGATACTAAAGTCCAATTCACGGCACATGTTTCCACAATTATTGCTAAAGCATACGCAACACTCGGTTTTTTGAAAAGGAACACATCTACGCATCTAACATCTATGCACTGAAATCGCTATACTACGCACTCGTTCGGAGCGTTCGACGAACGAGGAGCacgttgaccacgatcctgaggagtaaaaagcaccaaaaggaggacagagatcatgaagaattagaacaattgTTTCAAGTTAATAAAATgcacaagttttacgagaaggtgaaccaatctcgtaaggaCACAGCGATCCATACCCaagatatccaaaaagccaAACGCGAAATCGGGTTGCTAAAAAcgtggccgagaaacgctggggACAAATCTTTAGCGggtaatttccaagatttggaaggGGCAAAAGCTACCGcaagaatggatggaaggagtgctttatcccatctacaaaaagggtgatcggcacTACTGTTGCAACTagcgcggcataacgctggtaaacggtactctcccagatcctgttacaccgactgtcaccgatagcaccaggtttcgtagggaattatcaggcgggcttcatggggccTCGCGCCAGTTTGGACCAAATTTACACCAACCGACAGATCTTGTAGTAATGTCGGGAGTGCAATGTACCCACGCATAACaaaaaagccatgggtataaacttcCTTCataacttgactcttctttatcggcagacttcgcagccgttttttggagtacaggaaaattacaggcctaggcttgttaggccagcgtcgtaccccggggctaactggg harbors:
- the LOC128739738 gene encoding protein GVQW3-like, producing the protein MEKSEFRVLIKHSYLRKNTIFETKSKLDKYYPDSAPSIGTIHKWFTEFRCGRASTVDAERSGRPKEVTAPENVEKIHDMMLNDPKVKLREVANAIGMSLERVGNIVHLVLGMKKLCAR
- the LOC128742649 gene encoding dynein light chain Tctex-type; the protein is MDDTREEHQFVVDDVSKIIKEAIETTIGGNAYQHDKVNNWTGSVVETCLSVLTKLQKPYKYIVTCMIMQKNGAGLHTASSCFWNNETDGSCTVRWENKTMYCIVSVFGLSI